A single genomic interval of Methanomassiliicoccus sp. harbors:
- a CDS encoding 30S ribosomal protein S17e: MGNIRPNYIKRIALELVQKYPTVFNADFENNKVLVSKLTNVESIMMRNRIAGYVTTYWQHMEK, translated from the coding sequence ATGGGAAACATTCGCCCCAATTACATCAAAAGGATCGCTCTCGAGCTTGTACAGAAGTATCCCACGGTATTCAACGCAGACTTCGAGAACAACAAGGTTCTGGTATCCAAGCTGACCAATGTCGAAAGCATAATGATGAGAAACCGCATCGCTGGGTACGTCACGACGTACTGGCAACATATGGAAAAGTAG
- a CDS encoding ABC transporter permease — protein MLNVRAALGRAYPRAIGAIREPSWTFFDVLLPLLGIAAYIFYYRALGADPAFEGFVVLGGAMTAFWLNVLWGMAAQLYWEKETGNLQLFLVTPMSRMALLAGMALGGMFAAGIRALSTLLIGILLFNVNMVVVDPLLLVAVFLVTLIAIYGMGMMFASLFMLYGRDAWNISNLLQEPIYLVSGFYFPVKALGPWVSLIAAVIPITLGLDAMRQLLFGPVANGLMPVVWELAILAVLAVAFLILARWSLEYMEGLGRKEGRLTLRWQ, from the coding sequence TTGCTGAACGTTCGAGCCGCCCTCGGTCGCGCCTATCCTCGAGCGATCGGGGCCATCAGGGAACCTTCATGGACCTTCTTCGACGTTCTACTCCCGCTCCTGGGCATTGCCGCATATATCTTCTACTATCGGGCCCTGGGCGCTGATCCCGCGTTCGAAGGCTTCGTCGTCCTCGGCGGAGCCATGACGGCCTTCTGGCTCAACGTCCTATGGGGGATGGCGGCCCAATTGTACTGGGAGAAGGAGACAGGCAACCTGCAGCTGTTCCTGGTGACTCCTATGTCGCGCATGGCCCTGCTCGCGGGAATGGCCTTGGGAGGCATGTTCGCCGCAGGCATACGTGCTCTGTCCACCCTCTTGATAGGGATCCTGCTCTTCAACGTCAACATGGTGGTGGTCGACCCCCTGCTGCTGGTGGCGGTGTTCCTGGTGACCCTCATCGCCATCTATGGTATGGGCATGATGTTCGCCTCCCTCTTCATGCTGTATGGTAGGGATGCATGGAACATCTCCAACCTCCTGCAGGAGCCGATCTACCTCGTCTCCGGCTTCTACTTCCCGGTCAAGGCTCTGGGGCCCTGGGTAAGCCTGATCGCGGCAGTGATACCCATAACCTTGGGGTTGGACGCCATGCGCCAGTTGCTCTTCGGACCTGTTGCCAACGGCCTTATGCCGGTCGTTTGGGAGCTGGCCATACTTGCCGTCCTGGCAGTGGCGTTCCTGATATTGGCCCGGTGGTCGCTGGAGTACATGGAGGGGCTGGGCCGGAAGGAAGGGAGGTTGACCTTGCGATGGCAATGA
- a CDS encoding ABC transporter permease, with translation MAMTSHLRTLRQAAWLGWQMESNWTRPWLFIIYSIARPIAATLILVVMFLVVKQGVANDPLMFTYTYLGAVFFMFVAQVLLGATYVIMEDREHYQTLRQIYIAPISLHVYIIGRSLSKVVLTSMSAIISMAFGLLVLKLPVDLLRVDWPLFALSMVIGLGCILSIGIALAGITFLTAKHSTGINEGIGGVFYLFCGTLFPLTVLPSWGQTIGMAIPITYWLELVRRSLYPGGGIESISGLGEFSNLVILLLLAISALAFLGLSLLIFWFADRMARKAGKVDMTTSY, from the coding sequence ATGGCAATGACCTCCCACCTTCGCACCCTGCGCCAGGCGGCGTGGCTGGGCTGGCAGATGGAATCGAACTGGACAAGGCCGTGGCTGTTCATCATATATTCCATCGCCCGGCCCATCGCGGCCACCCTCATATTGGTGGTGATGTTCCTGGTGGTAAAGCAGGGCGTCGCCAACGACCCCCTGATGTTCACCTACACCTACTTGGGGGCGGTGTTCTTCATGTTCGTGGCCCAGGTGCTCTTGGGCGCCACCTACGTTATTATGGAGGATAGGGAGCACTATCAGACGCTGAGGCAGATATACATCGCCCCCATCTCCCTACATGTGTACATCATCGGGCGGTCCCTCAGCAAGGTGGTCCTCACCAGCATGTCCGCGATCATATCGATGGCCTTTGGGCTGCTGGTACTGAAGCTCCCCGTCGACCTGCTGCGGGTGGACTGGCCGCTGTTCGCCCTCTCTATGGTGATAGGTCTGGGATGCATACTGTCGATAGGCATCGCCCTGGCGGGGATAACCTTCCTAACTGCTAAGCACAGCACCGGGATCAATGAGGGGATAGGCGGCGTCTTCTACCTTTTCTGCGGCACGCTGTTCCCTTTGACCGTGCTGCCATCATGGGGTCAAACTATCGGGATGGCCATCCCCATCACCTACTGGCTGGAGCTGGTGAGGAGGTCCCTGTACCCCGGGGGAGGCATAGAGTCCATAAGCGGCCTGGGGGAGTTCTCTAATCTAGTGATCCTTCTGCTTCTGGCCATCTCCGCCTTGGCGTTCCTCGGGCTCTCTCTCCTCATCTTCTGGTTCGCTGACCGCATGGCGAGGAAGGCAGGGAAGGTGGACATGACGACATCTTACTGA
- a CDS encoding ABC transporter ATP-binding protein, whose product MAPAVEVTDLSRIFVGKSPVVALDNVTMKVEEGELFGLLGPNGAGKTTLIKILCTLLLPSKGSAKVLGYDVAKETSKIRPLINMVSGGEISGYGLLTVRENLWMFSQFYGIPGKVANERIDALMHAFGLEDKADVKVRTISTGQRQRMNIIRGFVTDPRLIFLDEPTLGLDVQTSRAIRDYIRTWVRSQKDRTLLLTTHYMREAEELCDRVAIIDQGTILACDSPEGLKRRMNRDSTFVLDTTHFDSSVISTIGGVKGVSAELMKEGLRIKLVVEDESAISDIISSVSAGGGKVLGLNKSEPTLEDVFIKLVGRGLE is encoded by the coding sequence ATGGCCCCTGCCGTTGAGGTGACGGATCTTTCCCGGATTTTTGTCGGTAAGAGCCCCGTAGTGGCCCTGGACAACGTCACCATGAAGGTCGAAGAGGGGGAGCTGTTCGGCCTCCTGGGACCCAATGGAGCGGGGAAGACCACGCTCATCAAGATATTGTGCACGCTACTGTTGCCCTCCAAGGGGTCGGCCAAGGTCCTGGGGTACGACGTTGCCAAGGAGACCTCGAAGATAAGGCCCCTGATCAACATGGTGTCGGGGGGTGAGATCTCCGGTTACGGACTTTTGACGGTACGAGAGAACCTGTGGATGTTCTCCCAGTTCTACGGGATCCCTGGGAAGGTGGCGAACGAGCGTATCGACGCCCTCATGCACGCCTTCGGGCTGGAGGACAAGGCCGATGTCAAGGTGAGGACCATCTCCACCGGGCAGAGACAGCGCATGAACATCATCCGGGGCTTCGTCACCGACCCCCGGCTCATTTTCCTGGACGAGCCGACGCTGGGTCTTGATGTTCAAACCAGCCGGGCCATAAGGGACTATATCCGCACGTGGGTGCGCTCACAGAAGGACAGGACCCTTCTCCTCACCACTCACTACATGAGGGAAGCAGAAGAGCTGTGCGACCGCGTGGCCATCATCGATCAAGGCACCATCCTCGCCTGCGACTCCCCCGAAGGGCTGAAGAGGAGGATGAACAGGGACTCGACCTTCGTTCTCGATACCACCCATTTCGACAGCTCGGTCATCTCCACCATCGGCGGCGTCAAGGGAGTGAGCGCGGAGCTCATGAAGGAGGGCTTAAGGATCAAGCTGGTCGTCGAGGACGAGTCCGCCATATCCGACATCATATCCTCTGTGAGTGCCGGCGGAGGAAAGGTGCTAGGCCTCAACAAGAGCGAGCCCACCCTGGAGGACGTGTTCATAAAGCTGGTGGGGAGGGGGTTGGAGTAG
- a CDS encoding DUF2164 domain-containing protein yields the protein MRKVHKITIEKEERERLVSKIKSYFLNVREEEIGDLAAGLLLDFIIDELAPTFYNQGVRDSYSFMNERVEDLLNIEK from the coding sequence ATGCGCAAGGTACATAAGATAACTATCGAAAAGGAGGAGAGGGAACGCCTGGTCTCGAAGATCAAGTCCTACTTCCTGAACGTCAGAGAGGAGGAGATAGGAGACCTCGCTGCCGGCCTTCTCCTGGACTTCATAATTGATGAGTTGGCCCCAACGTTCTACAACCAGGGGGTCCGCGATTCGTACAGCTTTATGAACGAGAGGGTCGAGGACCTGCTGAACATCGAAAAATGA